From Sphingomonas hengshuiensis, one genomic window encodes:
- a CDS encoding transposase, with protein sequence MFADSAYRGNHFRDAVRAKGRIPRIVATGMWGRDEQEALHKLHAWNQPIHRVRGRIEKIFGTWKRCYDLRRMRWRGLAKAAVQVHLTAIAYNLKRTMNILTAQARSLQPL encoded by the coding sequence GTGTTTGCCGACAGCGCCTATCGCGGCAATCATTTTCGCGATGCCGTGCGGGCAAAGGGCCGCATACCCCGGATCGTCGCTACCGGCATGTGGGGCCGCGATGAGCAGGAGGCGCTGCACAAGCTCCATGCATGGAACCAGCCGATCCACCGGGTGCGCGGCCGGATCGAGAAAATCTTCGGAACATGGAAACGCTGCTATGACCTGCGCCGAATGCGATGGCGAGGTCTCGCCAAAGCCGCCGTCCAGGTCCACCTCACCGCCATCGCCTACAACCTCAAGCGCACCATGAACATTCTCACGGCTCAGGCACGAAGCCTGCAACCGCTTTGA
- a CDS encoding helix-turn-helix transcriptional regulator, whose translation MQPDTPDRILRIRTVLERTGLSRSTLYRKMGEGTFPPNTRISTRCIGWRASAIAAWLANPMFYRANDL comes from the coding sequence ATGCAACCCGACACCCCCGACCGCATACTCCGCATCAGGACCGTCCTCGAACGCACTGGCCTCAGCCGCTCCACGCTTTATCGGAAGATGGGCGAAGGCACCTTTCCTCCAAACACCCGGATCAGCACCCGCTGCATCGGCTGGCGAGCGTCAGCCATCGCCGCATGGCTCGCTAACCCCATGTTTTATCGGGCCAACGACTTATAG
- a CDS encoding tyrosine-type recombinase/integrase — protein sequence MALSVVAIKAAKSREKTYKLSDSDGLYLLVAPSGARYWRMNYRHLGKQKTLAFGVWPDTGLAEARAARDTARKVLALGDDPAERTKLDRIAATVAASNSFKAVADEWLLKVEKEGRSAVTMKKLRWLLTFINASIGKRPVASISAQELLLMLRRSIHPVKAATRSEILHEC from the coding sequence ATGGCGTTGTCGGTCGTGGCGATCAAAGCGGCCAAGAGTCGCGAGAAGACGTACAAGCTGAGCGATAGCGACGGGCTCTACCTCCTCGTGGCACCGTCTGGCGCTCGCTACTGGCGGATGAATTACCGTCATCTTGGCAAACAAAAGACCCTGGCCTTCGGCGTATGGCCGGACACCGGGTTGGCCGAGGCTCGCGCTGCCCGTGACACCGCGCGCAAAGTGCTGGCACTTGGTGATGACCCTGCCGAACGAACCAAGCTCGACCGGATCGCGGCGACGGTAGCCGCGTCGAACAGCTTCAAAGCAGTGGCGGACGAATGGCTGCTCAAGGTCGAAAAGGAAGGCCGCTCGGCAGTCACGATGAAAAAGCTGCGCTGGCTGCTAACCTTCATCAATGCCTCGATCGGAAAGCGCCCCGTCGCCTCGATCTCGGCGCAGGAACTGCTGCTGATGTTGCGAAGGAGTATCCATCCGGTGAAGGCCGCGACGAGGTCAGAGATCCTTCATGAATGCTGA
- a CDS encoding tyrosine-type recombinase/integrase, producing MPLTTLKVRHAGPGRHADMHGLYLLVRDSGTRSWVLRIQHAGTRRDFGLGAAHDVPLSDARILAANLRQAVRSGADPSAERRAGRKSAPNFERVTRECYDAMKGGWKDQRHASWISSFERHVFPTIGAKPVTAVDSVAVLAVLEPIWLTVPDTAKRVLQRIGTVMDYAHIKGLVPEEVSLRSVTRGLPRQTRQVTHRAAMPYADAPAFMKMLLGLPSTLGRDALKLTMLTAVRSNEMRCATWGEFDLEKAVWSIPASRMKMKEAHVVPLAPAAVSILKTLRARHFELRGEVGQGSLLFSSYRAKAISDMTMLKVLRDLKIDNATVHGFRSTFADWAAESTNVPKEVVEKALAHQIPNAVEAAYRRTDFFDKRRDLMNAWARFLIAESAK from the coding sequence ATGCCGCTTACGACCCTCAAGGTCCGACATGCCGGACCAGGCAGACATGCCGATATGCATGGACTTTACCTCCTTGTCCGCGACAGCGGCACCCGCTCTTGGGTGCTGCGCATTCAACACGCAGGCACGCGTCGAGACTTTGGCTTGGGAGCCGCGCACGATGTACCACTGTCGGATGCGCGCATCCTTGCTGCCAATCTTCGACAGGCAGTGCGCTCCGGCGCTGATCCGTCTGCCGAGCGGCGTGCGGGGCGCAAGTCGGCGCCGAACTTCGAGCGCGTGACGCGGGAGTGCTACGACGCGATGAAGGGGGGCTGGAAGGATCAGCGCCACGCCTCCTGGATCTCAAGCTTCGAGCGACATGTGTTCCCTACGATTGGTGCGAAGCCTGTGACGGCTGTCGACAGTGTGGCAGTTCTCGCCGTGTTGGAGCCGATCTGGCTCACCGTCCCCGATACCGCCAAGCGGGTGCTCCAGCGGATTGGCACGGTGATGGACTATGCTCACATCAAGGGACTGGTGCCGGAGGAGGTTTCGCTACGCTCGGTAACGCGCGGGTTACCGCGCCAAACTCGACAGGTAACCCACCGCGCTGCGATGCCGTATGCCGATGCGCCGGCCTTCATGAAGATGCTTTTGGGTCTACCTTCAACCTTGGGACGCGATGCGCTCAAGCTGACGATGCTGACAGCGGTCCGGTCGAATGAGATGCGATGCGCAACCTGGGGCGAGTTCGACTTGGAAAAGGCGGTCTGGTCGATCCCAGCCTCGCGGATGAAGATGAAGGAAGCGCATGTCGTGCCGCTCGCGCCGGCGGCTGTCAGCATTTTGAAGACCTTGCGGGCTCGGCATTTCGAACTGCGTGGAGAGGTAGGGCAGGGGTCCTTGTTGTTCAGCAGCTACCGCGCAAAGGCGATCAGCGACATGACGATGCTCAAGGTGCTGCGCGATTTGAAGATCGACAATGCAACGGTGCACGGTTTCCGGAGCACTTTTGCCGATTGGGCGGCCGAGAGCACGAATGTGCCCAAGGAAGTGGTTGAGAAGGCGCTGGCCCATCAGATTCCAAACGCCGTGGAGGCAGCGTATCGCCGAACCGACTTCTTCGACAAAAGGCGCGATCTGATGAACGCGTGGGCGCGCTTTCTAATTGCTGAATCAGCCAAATGA
- a CDS encoding DUF1852 domain-containing protein, with the protein MTDSAFTFTLKSIPFDEDYRPADNTRITTNFANLARGESRQENLRNTLRMIDNRFNSLAHWDNPAGDRYSLELTIVTAEMHVAANGAQDAFPLIEILKTTIIDKRTGARIDGIVGNNFSSYIRDYDFSVVLPEHSKAHPDSSTPDGFGDLHGNLFKQFVKSDAYRAEFTKPPVICLSVSSSKTYCRTGNEHPILGFEYENDEFSATDDYFAKMGMKVRYFMPRNSAAPFAFYHIGDLLGDYTNLELVSTIATMDTFQRIYRPEIYNANSVAAEQYSPSLKYQDYSLTRIVYDREERSRLAFEQGRFAEERFIRPYRAVLEQWSANFAA; encoded by the coding sequence ATGACCGACAGCGCTTTCACGTTCACGCTCAAGAGCATCCCGTTCGATGAGGATTATCGACCGGCCGATAACACCCGGATTACGACCAACTTCGCCAATCTGGCGCGCGGCGAGAGCCGCCAGGAGAATCTGCGCAACACACTGCGCATGATCGACAACCGCTTCAATTCCCTGGCGCATTGGGACAATCCGGCTGGCGACCGCTATTCGCTCGAGCTCACCATCGTCACCGCCGAGATGCATGTCGCCGCCAACGGCGCTCAGGACGCGTTCCCGCTGATCGAGATCCTCAAGACCACGATCATCGACAAAAGGACGGGTGCCCGGATCGATGGCATCGTCGGGAACAACTTCTCCTCCTACATCCGCGATTATGACTTCAGCGTGGTGCTGCCCGAGCATAGCAAGGCGCACCCCGATTCAAGTACGCCGGACGGGTTTGGCGACCTTCACGGCAATCTGTTCAAGCAGTTCGTGAAGTCGGACGCATATCGTGCGGAGTTCACCAAGCCGCCGGTGATCTGCCTCAGCGTGTCGAGCAGCAAGACCTATTGCCGCACGGGCAACGAGCACCCGATCCTGGGCTTCGAATATGAGAATGACGAATTCTCGGCGACCGACGACTATTTCGCGAAGATGGGGATGAAGGTTCGCTACTTCATGCCGCGCAACAGCGCTGCGCCCTTCGCCTTCTACCATATCGGCGACCTGCTGGGCGACTATACCAATCTCGAGCTGGTCAGCACGATCGCGACGATGGACACGTTCCAGCGCATCTATCGCCCCGAGATCTACAACGCCAATTCGGTAGCGGCGGAACAGTATAGCCCGAGCCTCAAATATCAGGACTATTCGCTGACCCGCATCGTCTACGACCGCGAGGAGCGCAGCCGGCTGGCGTTCGAACAGGGCCGGTTCGCCGAGGAGCGGTTCATCAGGCCGTATCGCGCAGTGCTTGAACAATGGTCGGCCAATTTCGCCGCCTGA
- a CDS encoding methionine synthase — MTMLLPTSTAGSLPKPAWLAQPETLWSPWKLEGDELATGKQDALRLALDDQRRAGITIVGDGEQTRQHFVTTFVEHLSGVDFEKRETVRIRNRYDASVPTVVGAVSRPKPVFVEDAAYLRAQTDQPIKWTLPGPMTMIDTLYDAHYKSREKLAWEFACILNEEAKELEAAGVDIIQFDEPAFNVFFDEANDWGIATLERAAEGLKAETAVHICYGYGIKANTDWKKTLGSEWRQYEQTFPNLQKSKIDIVSLECHHSHVPMDLIELIRGKKVMIGAIDVASDAIETPEEVADTLRKALAFVDADKLYPSTNCGMAPLSRRVAQGKLHALGTGAEIVRKELTA; from the coding sequence ATGACGATGTTGTTGCCCACCTCGACCGCCGGCAGCCTACCCAAACCCGCCTGGCTTGCGCAGCCCGAGACTCTGTGGTCGCCGTGGAAGCTGGAAGGCGATGAACTGGCCACCGGTAAGCAGGACGCGTTGCGTCTGGCGCTGGATGACCAGCGGCGCGCGGGGATCACGATCGTCGGCGATGGCGAGCAGACCCGGCAGCATTTCGTGACAACCTTTGTCGAGCATCTGAGCGGCGTCGATTTCGAGAAGCGCGAGACGGTCCGCATCCGCAACCGCTATGACGCCAGCGTGCCGACGGTGGTGGGTGCCGTTTCGCGTCCGAAGCCGGTGTTCGTCGAGGACGCCGCCTATCTGCGCGCGCAGACCGATCAGCCGATCAAATGGACGCTGCCCGGGCCGATGACGATGATCGATACGCTGTACGACGCGCACTATAAGAGCCGGGAGAAGCTGGCCTGGGAGTTTGCGTGCATCCTCAACGAGGAGGCGAAGGAGCTGGAGGCGGCGGGTGTAGACATTATCCAGTTCGACGAACCGGCATTCAACGTGTTCTTCGACGAGGCGAACGACTGGGGGATCGCCACGCTGGAGCGCGCGGCCGAAGGGCTCAAGGCGGAGACGGCGGTCCACATCTGCTATGGATATGGCATCAAGGCGAACACCGACTGGAAGAAGACTCTGGGTTCCGAATGGCGGCAATATGAGCAGACCTTCCCCAATCTGCAGAAGTCGAAGATCGATATCGTCAGCCTCGAATGTCACCACTCGCACGTGCCGATGGACCTGATCGAGTTGATCCGCGGCAAGAAGGTGATGATCGGCGCGATCGACGTGGCGAGCGACGCGATCGAGACGCCCGAAGAAGTCGCCGATACGCTGCGCAAGGCGCTAGCCTTCGTTGATGCCGACAAACTCTATCCGTCGACCAATTGCGGCATGGCCCCGCTCTCGCGCCGCGTGGCGCAGGGCAAGCTGCATGCGCTGGGTACGGGGGCAGAGATCGTCCGCAAGGAACTGACGGCGTAG
- a CDS encoding bile acid:sodium symporter family protein: MNAVLRRLRLDPYIFAIMAMVLVAAIIPVRGVGKEVLDQVVHAVIALLFFIYGAKISRQAIWQGITHWRLQSLVFATTFIVFPVIGFALIAMTGGFLDSGLVTGLMFLCLLPSTVQSSIALTSIARGNVPAALCCASLSNLAGVAITPVLAALLLTTSSGGISPDAVRDIALQILLPFVIGQLARPLVGAWLSRQKTLTMMVDRGSILLVVYSAFSAGVVAGIWSKVTPQSFALVILLDLVLLVVALSFTTLVSRLVRLPVEDEITIAFCGSQKSMASGLPMANIVFPASTVGLIVLPLMLYHQMQLMVCAALARRYALRPEPRAAMATVPA; the protein is encoded by the coding sequence ATGAATGCTGTTCTGCGCCGCCTGCGGCTCGATCCCTATATCTTCGCGATCATGGCAATGGTCCTAGTGGCCGCGATCATCCCGGTGCGGGGCGTCGGGAAAGAGGTGCTCGATCAGGTCGTGCATGCCGTGATCGCGCTGCTGTTCTTTATCTATGGCGCGAAGATTTCGCGGCAGGCGATCTGGCAAGGCATCACCCATTGGCGGCTGCAGAGCCTGGTCTTCGCCACCACCTTCATCGTCTTCCCGGTCATCGGGTTCGCACTGATTGCAATGACGGGCGGCTTTCTGGACAGCGGCCTCGTCACGGGACTCATGTTCCTCTGCCTATTGCCCTCCACGGTGCAATCGTCGATCGCGCTGACCTCGATCGCGCGCGGCAATGTTCCCGCCGCGCTGTGCTGCGCGTCGCTGTCGAACTTGGCCGGGGTGGCGATCACGCCGGTGCTCGCAGCGCTGCTGCTGACCACCAGCAGTGGCGGCATCTCGCCGGACGCGGTGCGCGATATCGCGCTGCAGATTTTGTTGCCTTTCGTCATCGGCCAGCTTGCCCGGCCGCTGGTCGGGGCCTGGCTGAGCCGCCAGAAGACACTGACGATGATGGTCGATCGCGGGTCGATCCTGCTGGTCGTCTATTCGGCGTTCAGCGCCGGCGTCGTTGCCGGCATCTGGAGCAAAGTGACGCCGCAGAGCTTTGCGCTGGTCATCCTTCTCGATCTCGTGCTGCTGGTGGTGGCGCTCAGCTTCACCACCTTGGTCAGCCGTCTGGTGCGCCTGCCGGTGGAGGACGAGATCACCATCGCCTTTTGCGGTTCGCAAAAGAGCATGGCGAGCGGCCTGCCGATGGCGAACATCGTCTTTCCGGCCAGCACGGTGGGCCTGATCGTCCTCCCGTTGATGCTGTATCACCAGATGCAACTGATGGTCTGCGCGGCGCTCGCCCGACGCTATGCTCTGCGGCCAGAGCCTCGCGCCGCGATGGCGACCGTGCCGGCATGA
- a CDS encoding flavin reductase family protein, with amino-acid sequence MTILRDIDDDSDLRQLFGRFPTGVTALCAMNGDQPIGMTASAFVAISLNPALVSVCIKHESWTWQQLRGCDRIGISFLGHGHAAVARQLAQRSDDRFRGLDYDVTTNGALFLAGATAWLECALEQEIPAGDHDIVLFRLHRASLANSVMPLVFHCSDFHTLTPVNQMRCPAPSSGLKVGTHVSVACADR; translated from the coding sequence ATGACCATCCTCCGCGATATCGACGACGACAGCGATCTGCGGCAGCTGTTCGGCCGGTTCCCGACCGGTGTCACGGCATTGTGCGCGATGAATGGGGACCAGCCGATCGGCATGACCGCAAGCGCCTTCGTGGCGATCTCGCTCAACCCCGCTTTGGTCTCGGTGTGCATCAAGCACGAGTCGTGGACCTGGCAGCAATTGCGCGGGTGCGACCGGATCGGAATCTCATTTCTGGGCCACGGGCACGCCGCAGTCGCGCGTCAGTTAGCGCAGCGCAGCGACGACCGGTTTCGGGGGCTGGATTATGACGTGACCACCAACGGCGCGCTGTTCCTCGCCGGTGCAACAGCCTGGCTCGAGTGCGCGCTCGAGCAGGAGATACCTGCCGGAGACCACGACATCGTCCTGTTTCGCCTTCATCGCGCATCGTTGGCCAACTCGGTCATGCCGCTCGTCTTCCACTGCAGCGACTTTCACACTCTGACGCCCGTCAATCAGATGCGCTGTCCAGCGCCATCTTCAGGGCTCAAGGTCGGAACCCATGTTTCGGTAGCGTGCGCAGATCGATGA
- a CDS encoding acyl-CoA thioesterase — MSSDFAAVAPGTVQLIDMIFPGDANHHGTLFGGVALAHMDKVAFISATRHGRAPFVTAASDKIDFRAPVRIGEMVEATGRVVRVGKSSLDVEVELVAEALVTGQRRICASGRFAMVAVKAAETVLPLPPLDLTASAPNDDFLRMIEIVFPPQTNHYGTLYGGDALKMMGKAAFIAATRHARAVMVMVMVMVMVMVASDKIEFKSAIREGELVELAARPVGTGRTSVQIAVDLWAEGLVTGERRLAGSARFTMVAVDREGRPTAFG, encoded by the coding sequence ATGAGCAGCGACTTCGCCGCCGTTGCGCCCGGTACCGTCCAGTTGATCGACATGATCTTCCCTGGCGATGCTAACCATCACGGCACGCTGTTCGGCGGTGTGGCGCTCGCGCATATGGACAAAGTGGCGTTCATCTCCGCCACACGTCATGGCCGCGCACCGTTCGTTACCGCAGCATCGGACAAGATCGATTTCAGGGCACCGGTACGCATCGGCGAAATGGTCGAGGCCACCGGTCGCGTCGTTCGCGTCGGCAAGAGTTCGCTCGATGTGGAGGTCGAACTCGTTGCCGAAGCCCTGGTTACCGGTCAGCGACGCATCTGCGCGAGCGGGCGCTTTGCGATGGTCGCGGTGAAGGCGGCCGAAACGGTCCTGCCGCTCCCGCCGCTCGACCTGACGGCTTCCGCGCCAAACGACGATTTCCTGCGGATGATCGAGATCGTATTCCCACCACAGACCAACCATTATGGTACGCTCTACGGCGGCGACGCGCTCAAGATGATGGGCAAGGCGGCGTTTATCGCCGCGACCCGACACGCGCGCGCGGTGATGGTGATGGTGATGGTGATGGTGATGGTGATGGTGGCGTCGGACAAGATCGAATTCAAGTCCGCGATCCGTGAAGGTGAGTTGGTCGAACTTGCAGCCAGGCCGGTTGGTACCGGCCGAACGTCGGTGCAGATCGCTGTCGACCTTTGGGCGGAAGGACTTGTGACAGGCGAACGCCGCCTGGCCGGGTCTGCGCGCTTTACGATGGTTGCAGTCGACCGCGAAGGACGGCCCACCGCCTTTGGGTGA
- a CDS encoding Acg family FMN-binding oxidoreductase: MNRRQLLIGAGTTVALGGSATLLTLSGMGSSVDYAADIAPLRKPLDDPASFRDLIRYATLAPNGHNTQPWRFGLREKRIQILPDFSRRTPVVDHDDHHLFVSLGCAAENLSLASAARGRPGSVRFDPSAAGSVALDFANGPVRTSALFDAIPKRQSTRADYDGRTVSSIDLDLLAKAATVPGVDLALLTDRARIDRLRDLVVTGNTAQMADAAFVRELKSWLRFNPRQALRTGDGLYSVASGNPALPDWLGPPAFDWLSTAASQNDAYARQIRSSAGIAIFVGAGESPANWVAVGQACQRFALQATALGLKHAFINQPVEVASLRPDLAALVGLKGRRPDIVMRFGYGLSLPWSPRRPAAAVIET; encoded by the coding sequence ATGAACAGGCGGCAACTGCTTATCGGCGCCGGCACGACTGTCGCGCTTGGCGGAAGCGCGACTCTGCTCACCCTGTCGGGCATGGGGTCCTCTGTGGACTATGCGGCCGACATTGCCCCGCTCCGCAAGCCGCTGGACGATCCTGCGTCGTTCCGCGATCTCATCCGCTACGCCACGCTCGCGCCCAATGGTCACAACACGCAGCCTTGGCGGTTTGGGCTCAGAGAGAAGCGGATCCAAATCTTACCGGATTTTTCTCGCCGAACACCGGTCGTCGATCATGACGATCACCATCTGTTCGTCAGTCTCGGCTGCGCCGCCGAAAACCTGTCATTGGCATCCGCAGCGCGTGGTCGCCCCGGAAGCGTCCGCTTCGATCCATCCGCCGCTGGATCGGTCGCTCTCGATTTTGCGAATGGGCCGGTGCGAACGTCGGCCCTCTTCGACGCGATCCCGAAGCGCCAGTCCACGCGTGCCGACTATGACGGTCGCACGGTCAGTTCGATCGATCTCGATCTGCTCGCTAAGGCGGCGACCGTTCCCGGCGTCGATCTGGCGCTGCTTACGGATCGCGCGCGGATCGACCGTTTGCGCGATCTGGTGGTGACGGGCAACACTGCGCAGATGGCCGATGCGGCTTTCGTGCGCGAATTGAAGTCCTGGCTGCGCTTCAACCCGCGTCAGGCGCTGCGAACGGGCGACGGCCTTTATAGCGTGGCGAGCGGCAACCCTGCGCTTCCGGACTGGCTGGGACCACCAGCGTTCGACTGGCTGTCGACGGCGGCATCGCAGAACGACGCCTATGCGCGCCAGATCCGTTCGTCCGCGGGCATCGCAATCTTCGTGGGTGCCGGGGAATCGCCGGCGAACTGGGTGGCGGTCGGCCAGGCCTGCCAACGCTTTGCGTTGCAGGCGACGGCGCTTGGGCTCAAGCACGCCTTTATCAATCAGCCTGTAGAAGTCGCCAGCCTGCGTCCCGATCTGGCAGCACTTGTCGGTTTAAAGGGCCGACGTCCCGACATCGTCATGCGCTTCGGCTATGGGCTGTCGCTGCCCTGGTCGCCGCGCCGGCCCGCCGCCGCCGTGATCGAGACGTGA
- a CDS encoding AI-2E family transporter, with product MSEGVPATTGLARITLVALVAVATLAFLWLIAPFSGAILWAVIAAVLFEPFNTRVLRGMPRRRGSAAIITLLVIVIVVVVPAMLLAAALLREATAFYARIRSGDIDLGRLFVDTQGHLPSWARSWLADIGLGDMGGVRTKLGQGFASSFQSVAGQLLNIGQGTFAFFLALGVMLYLTFFLLRDGHALAARIERAIPLPPDQRVVLIAKFVAVIRATIKGSLIVAVLQGATGGLVFWAIGIPGALLWGVAMGAFSLFPAVGTGLVWVPVTLYLLATGAIWQAAVLGACGFFIISSVDNIVRPILVGRDARMPDYVVLIATLGGFELMGFNGFVVGPVIAALFMAVWEIFGSTQPPALAILPTPPVRKSP from the coding sequence GTGAGCGAGGGCGTACCCGCCACCACGGGACTCGCACGTATCACGCTCGTGGCGCTGGTCGCCGTTGCCACGCTCGCCTTCCTTTGGCTGATCGCGCCCTTCTCGGGCGCGATTCTCTGGGCCGTGATCGCAGCCGTGCTCTTCGAACCCTTCAACACGCGCGTGCTTCGCGGGATGCCACGGCGGCGGGGCAGCGCTGCGATCATCACGCTGCTTGTCATCGTCATCGTGGTGGTGGTGCCGGCGATGCTGTTGGCGGCGGCCCTTCTACGCGAGGCCACCGCCTTTTACGCGCGCATCCGCAGTGGAGACATCGATCTCGGGCGCTTGTTCGTGGATACGCAGGGACACCTGCCCAGTTGGGCCCGAAGTTGGCTCGCCGATATCGGCCTCGGCGACATGGGCGGCGTACGCACCAAACTCGGCCAGGGCTTTGCCAGCAGCTTCCAAAGTGTGGCCGGACAGCTTCTCAATATTGGCCAGGGGACATTCGCCTTCTTCCTCGCCCTCGGCGTGATGCTGTACCTGACCTTCTTCCTGCTGCGCGACGGGCACGCGCTGGCTGCGCGGATCGAGCGCGCCATTCCGCTGCCCCCCGACCAGCGCGTGGTCCTCATCGCGAAGTTCGTCGCGGTGATCCGCGCGACCATCAAAGGCAGCCTGATCGTCGCTGTCCTGCAGGGGGCGACCGGCGGCCTCGTGTTCTGGGCGATCGGCATCCCGGGTGCGTTGCTCTGGGGTGTCGCAATGGGCGCTTTCTCGCTGTTCCCCGCCGTCGGCACCGGGCTCGTCTGGGTGCCGGTGACGCTCTACCTGCTGGCGACCGGCGCGATCTGGCAGGCGGCCGTGCTGGGCGCGTGCGGCTTTTTCATCATTAGCAGCGTCGACAATATCGTCCGCCCGATCCTGGTCGGGCGCGACGCGCGCATGCCCGATTACGTCGTGCTCATCGCCACGCTCGGCGGGTTCGAACTCATGGGGTTCAACGGCTTCGTCGTAGGGCCGGTGATTGCGGCACTGTTCATGGCCGTCTGGGAAATCTTCGGAAGCACGCAACCGCCTGCCTTGGCGATCCTCCCGACGCCACCGGTGAGGAAAAGTCCATGA